The Lolium rigidum isolate FL_2022 chromosome 1, APGP_CSIRO_Lrig_0.1, whole genome shotgun sequence region tgaacaaattacagtcgggcaattgacaaatagagagggcataacaatgcacatacatgtcatgataaatatagtgagatttaattgggcattacgacaaagtacatagaccgctatccagcatgcatctatgcctaaaaagtccaccttcaggttatcatccgaaccccttccagtattaagtcgtgatacgtctccgacgtatcgataatttcttatgttccatgccatattattgatgatacctacatgttttatgcacactttatgtcatattcgtgcattttctggaactaacctattaacaagatgccgaagtgccgattgcttgttttctcgctgtttttggtttcagaaatcctagtaacgaaatattctcggaattggacgaaacgaagacccgggggcctattttgccacgaaccttccggaagaccgaagagcatacgaagtggggccacgaggtggccaaaccacaaggcggcgcggccaagggggcccgcgccgccctgtggtgtgggcccctcgtcgcccccgactctgcccttccgcctacttaaagcctccgtcgcgaaacccccgatgcgaaaaaccacgatacggaaaaccttgcgagacgccgccgccgccgatcccatctcgggggattcgggagatctcctccggcacccgccggagagggggttcatctcccggaggactctacaccgccatggtcgcctccggagtgatgagtgagtagttcacccctggactatgggtccatagcagtagctagatggttgtcttctcctcattgtgcttcattgttggatcttgtgagctgcctaacatgatcaagatcatctatccgtaatactctatgttgtgtttgtcgggatccgatggatagagaataccatgttatgttaattatcaagttattacatatgtgttgtttatgatcttgcatgctctccgttactagtagaggctctggccaagtttttgctcttaactccaagagggagtatttatgctcgatagtgggttcatgcttgcattgacacctgggacaggatgagaaagttctaaggttgtgttgtgttgttgccactagggataaaacattggcgctatgtccgaggatgtagttgttgattacattacgcaccatacttaatgcaattgtccgttgctttgcaacttaatactggaaggggttcggacgataacctgaaggtggactttataggcatagatgcagttggatggcggtctatgtactttgtcgtaatgcccaattaaatctcactgtacttatcatgacatgtatgtgcattgctatgccctctctatttgtcaattgcccgactgtaatttgttcacccaacatgcttttatcttatgggagagacacctctagtgaactgtggaccccggtccattctttaatacttgaaatacaaatctcgctgcaatacttgtttttactgttttctctgcaaacaatcatcttccacacaattcggttaatcctttgttacagcaagccgatgagattgacaacctcactgtttcgttggggcaaagtactttggttgtgttgtgcaggttccacgttggcgcggaatccctggtgttgcgccgcactacatcccgccgccatcaaccttcaacgtgcttcttggctcctcctggttcgataaaccttggtttctttcgagggaaaacttgctgctgtgcgcatcataccttcctcttggggttgcccaacgaacgtgtgaaatacacgccatcaagcatattttcacggcgccgttgtcgggagatcaagacacgctgcaaggggagtctccacttctcaatctctttactttgtttttgtcttgctttattttatttactactttgtttgctgcataatatcaaaacataaaaaaattagttgctagttttactttatttactatcttgtttgctatatcaaaaacacaaaaaaattagtttacttgcatttactttatctagtttgctttatttactacttgctaaaatggccacccctgaaaatactaagttgtgtgacttcactagcacaaataataatgatttcttatgcacacctattgctccacctgctactacagcagaattctttgaaattaaacctgctttactgaatcttgttatgagagagcaattttctggtgttagttccgatgatgctgcttgcccatctcaataattttgttgaactatgtgaaatgcaaaagtataaagatgtagatggtgacattataaaattaaaattgtttcctttctcattaagaggaagagctaaagattggttgctatctctcgcctaagaatagtattgattcatggactaaatgcaaggatgcttttattggtagatattatccccctgctaaaattatatctttgaggagtagcataatgaattttaaacaattggataatgaacatgttgctcaagcttgggaaagaatgaaatctttggttaaaaattgcccaacccatggatcgactacttggatgatcatccaaaccttctatgcgggactaaatttttcttcacggaatttattggattcagctgctggaggtacctttatgtccatcactcttggtgaagcaacaaagcttcttgataatatgatggttaattactctgaatggcacacggaaagagctccacaaggtaagaaggtaaattcgtttgaagaatcctcttccttgaatgataaggttgatgctattatgtctatgcttgcgaatgataggactaatgttgatcctaataatgttccgttagcttcattggttgcccaagaagaacatgttgatgtaaacttcattaaaaataataatttcaacaacaatgcttatcggaacaattctagtaataactataggccatatccttataataatggtaacggttatgctaattcttatgggaattcttacaacaataataggaatacaccccctggacttgaagctatgcttaaagaatttattagtacacaaagcttgcctttaacaaatctgttgaggaaaagctcaataaaattgatattcttgtttctagagttgatagtcttgcctctgatgttgatctttgaaatagaaagttatgcctaatagggatattgaaaataaaattgttactacagcaaatgccatccaagttagaattaatgagaatataagattaatggctgaactgcgtgctaggtgggatagagaagaaaatgaaaaactagctaaagaggaaaatgtagctaaagtttggactattaccaccactagcaatgctaataatttacatgttgctgcacctcctactatcaatggtaaaataattggtgttggcaatgcttctactcctagtgtaaagcgcgcaaaattacccgaaactgctaaagctactgaagccgctctgtgataaaactcgctgaaattttttccaaccttggggatgataatcccattgctttagattgtaatgatttagattttgatgattgccacatctctgaagttataaagttcttacaaaaacttgctaagagtcccaatgctagcgctataaacttggctttcacaaaacatattacaaatgctctcataaaagctagagaagagaaactaaaacttgaaacttgtattcctagaaagctagaggatggttgggagcccataattaaaatgagagtcaaagattttgattgtaatgctttatgtgatcttggtgcaagtatttcagttatgcctaaaaaagtctatgatatgcttgacttgccaccattgaagaattgttatttggatgttaatctcgctgataatgctaaaaagaaacctttggggaaagttgataatgttcatattatggttaacaataaccttgtccccgttgattttgttgtcttggatattgaatgcaatgcatcttgccccattatattgggaagaccttttcttgaaccgttggtgctactattgatatgaaggaaggtaatattaaatatcaatttcctctcaagaaaggtatggaacacttccctagaaagagaatgaagttaccttatgattctattattaggacaaattatgatgttgatgcttcatcttttgatgttacttgagttacactttctgcgcctagctgaaaggcgttaaagaaaagcgcttatgggagacaacccatgtttttactacagtatttttcttttatatttgagtcttggaagttgtttactactgtagcaacctctccttatcttagttttgagttttgttgtgccaagtaaaatctttgatagtaaagtaagtactagatttggattactgcgcagttccagatttctttgttgtcacgaatctgggtctacctccctgtaggtagctcagaaaattaagccaatttacgtgcatgattctcagatatgtacgcaactttcattcaatttgagcattttcatttgagcaagtctggtggcctaataaaatccatctttacggactgttttgttttgacagattctgcctcttatttcgcattgcctctttcgctatgttggatgaatttctttgatccattaatgtccagtagctttatgcaatgtccagaagtgttaaaaatgattgtgtcacctctgaacatgtgaatttttattatgcactaactctctaatgagttgtttcgagtttggtgtggaggaagttttcaaggatcaagagaggagtatgatgcaatatgatcaaggagagtgaaagctctaagcttggggatgcccccgtggttcacccctgcatattctaagaagactcaagcgtctaagcttggggattcccaaggcatccccttcttcatcgacaacattatcaggttcctcccctgaaactatatttttattccgtcacatcttatgcactttgcttggagcgtcggtttgtttttgtttttgttttgtttgaataaaatggatcctagcattcactttgtgggagagagacacgctccgctgtagcatatggacaaatatgtccttaggctctactcatagtattcatggcgaagtttcatcttcgttaaattgttatatggttggaattggaaaatgctacatgtagtaactctaaaatgtcttggataatttgatacttggcaattgttgtgctcatgtttaagctcttgcatcatatactttgcacccattaatgaagaaatacttagagcttgctaatttggtttgcatatttggtttctctggagtctagataacatctagtattgagttttgaacaacaaggaagacggtttagagtcttataatgtttacaatatgtcttttatgtgagttttgctgcaccgttcatccttgtgtttgtttcaaataaccttgctagcctaaaccttgtatcgagagggaatacttctcatgcatccaaaatccttgagccaaccactatgccatttgtgtccaccatacctacctactacatggtatttatccgccattccaaagtaaattgcttgagtgctacctttaaaattccatcattcacctttgcaatatatagctcatgggacaaatagcttaaaaactattgtggtattgaatatgtacttatgcactttatctcttattaagttgcttgttgtgcgataaccatgtttctggggacgccatcaactatttcttgttgaatatcatgtgagttgctatgcatgtccgtcttgtctgaagtaagagagatctaccaccttaatggttggagcatgcatattgttagagaagagcattgggccgctaactaaagccatgattcatggtggaagtttcagttttggacacatatcctcaatctcatatgagaataataattgttgccacatgcttatgcattaaagaggagtccattatctgttgtccatgttgtcccggtatggatgtctaagttgagaataatcaaaagcgagaaatccaaaatgcgagctttctccttagacctttgtataggcggcatggaggtaccccattgtgacacttggttaaaacatgtgcattgcaaagatccggtagtccaagctaattaggacaaggtgcgggcactattagtatactatgcatgaggcttgcaacttgtaagatataatttacataactcatatgctttattactaccgttgacaaaattgtttcatgttttcaaaataaaagctctagcacaaatatagcaatcgatgctttcctctttgaaggaccattctctttacttttatgttgagtcagttcacctatctctctccacctcaagaagcaaacacttgtgtgaactgtgcattgattcctacatacttgcatattgcacttattatattactctatgttgacaattatccatgagatatatatgttacaagttgaaagcaaccgctgaaacttaatcttcctttgtgttgcttcaatacctttactttgatttattgctttatgagttaactcttatgcaagacttattgatgcttgtcttgaagcactattcatgaaaagtctttgctttatgattcacttgtttagtcatgtcattaccattgttttgatcgctgcattcattacatatgtttacaaatagtatgatcaaggttatgatggcatgtcacttcagaaattatctttgttatcgttttacctgctcgggacgaNNNNNNNNNNNNNNNNNNNNNNNNNNNNNNNNNNNNNNNNNNNNNNNNNNNNNNNNNNNNNNNNNNNNNNNNNNNNNNNNNNNNNNNNNNNNNNNNNNNNacaaaccctagttttcataatcgtcgagtacttttcggctgaaaccttcgagatctacttgccctctacttctaactaaaccctagcctataacccgtaggcattgacaagttgataccttatcACCTAGAGAgacttctatttttattttttaattaacATCAAAAGGTTTCTGTGCGTCGTGGACTCCGTGGCTACAGGTGACGAAATCTAGGCAGAAACCAAGCACGCCATGTAAAACGGATATACCTAGACCAAGAAACCTATATTCGACAAGGGAAGAAGTTATCGCCACGCGACGAGACCGTCTCCTTGCCGTCCACGAGTCTTGTCGGACGGCCGCGATCGGTCCTGATACGTACGGACCTCCTTACCATATAAACGACCGGCGCCCACACCTTGGACTACTCATACTATTTGCCTCGCTAGACAGATATCGCTTGCTGGCCTCGAAGGTATCGAAACCTAGAACGAGAGCAGCCGGCGAACCACCGCTTCGACATGGGCCTCCAGGTGAACAAgaaattctcttccagctcgatCGTGTTCCTCTCTGTGCTTTGCTGATATTCATGTATCTCAGTACCCctcgtttcttcatagattgagcgAACGAACGATCGATCCCGTATGTTGGAGTAAATTTTAGTAAGGAAATCCTCCATGTTAACTGGAAATTCTTGGATGTGTTCTGGGGGTTCGGTATCCGATCGATCTACCCGCGAATTGCTGGTGCAGAATTTAGGAGTGCAAGTAATTATTCCGGGCCTATTGGCTTTTGTGTGGTTCAGGTTTTAGAGCCCTGCAGAATCGACTGTAGTTCTCAGCTTTGTTGTCTGAATCCTCTTCCGATATTTCTGCAGATCACTGTCACTGGTTCAGCTTATACTAGTATCTAGCTAAATATTGATCCTTTTTTCTAGAATACGCTAACGATTGCTCCTCGATCTTCATACATATATTGGGGAAAATTTAACTACCAGCGAGTTTAGGATCAATCGGGTCAGAATGCTTTGTTTGACAGTTCTTTCTTCAGGAGGAGTTCGAGGAGTACGCGGAGAAGGCCAAGACGTTGCCTGACTCAACGACCAACGAAAACAAGCTGTGCCTCTATGGCCTCTTCAAGCAGGCCACCGTCGGCCCCGTCAACACCGGTACGCACGAGCCTTTCTTTCTAGTCTTGAGTATATGATGACCAAATCTTGAATTTTGTTGCAAATGCACAAGCAGTGGATAAGATTGGTTGATGATCGTGGATGCATAGTTGGTTAGCCTACTTAAATACTATATGTCTTTTTATGGCGAAAATCATTAGCACTCGAGATTTCCAATGATTTTCGGGTCTGTATAATCCTTCAATCTCCAAGGAAGAAAGTGAGATACTTACAACTCTGCTCCACTTTAAGGAAACCAACCACCCATTCACACTGCTTCAACTTGCTTCACTGCAATACATCGTCACTGTCGATTTATCACTCCTAACTACTCATGTCTCGTCTTTCAGCCCGTCCCGGCTTCTTTGACATGGCCGGCAAGGCCAAATGGGATGCTTGGAAGGCTGTGGAAGGTTTGCAAATTTCTCAATTCTTCTCTTTTCTTCAATTCATTAAACCATATACTTTACGTTCATTTTGCGCCAACACAAGACTTAcacatattcaaataattctatGACAATTTGCTGCAGCAAAATCCAAGGAGGAAGCAATGACGGACTACATCACCAAGG contains the following coding sequences:
- the LOC124668978 gene encoding acyl-CoA-binding domain-containing protein 1-like gives rise to the protein MGLQEEFEEYAEKAKTLPDSTTNENKLCLYGLFKQATVGPVNTARPGFFDMAGKAKWDAWKAVEAKSKEEAMTDYITKVKQLLEEAATAGASTS